One segment of Bradyrhizobium sp. WD16 DNA contains the following:
- a CDS encoding glycoside hydrolase family 31 protein, producing the protein MKALIRGRYCGRDGGAAVFEVGEGATIALRILEHDVGRVTLRRRNGYRLDRGWSVAPGGAEPPYEGRPRDDLTGFANPEIAVEETATTVVVSAAGLSAEVTLAPFAIAWRRDGDAVPFLRDRSTQAYFLSNKTSAVAHFMARDPAERHYGLGDKAGPLDRTGRRFAIDAVDPCGFDAELSDPLYKMLPFFLVDGPHGAHGLFYDNLATGSVDFGCTIDNYHGLFRSYRADDGDLDYYVLAGAGAGDVVRRFSWMTGGQAFAPRWSFGFGCTSMAIADAPDADRRIAEFVTECRRHDIVCDSFHFGSGYTSIGARRYVFNWNRDKFPEPSATMARLTAAGIRPVANIKPCLLDDHPRLGEALEKGLLVKDGVTGAPAVAQFWDGLGYHVDFTNPAGRLWWQTGIESALLDHGVVAVWNDNNEFEIWDEDAVCAGDGRPFAQSLARSAQPLLMTKLAFETQSRWSPHKRPYVVTRGGPAGLARYGQTWSGDNETAWKTLRFNLTQGLNMSLSGLFNVGHDVGGFHGPSPTPELFCRFVEFCALWPRMVMNSWKEDGTVNLPWMHESVLPQVRAAIALRYTLMPYLYTRMWRASCDNEPAIRPVFWDFPQDGAAGVIDDAFMLGPDLLVAPVLEEGATRRSVRLPIHPGGWYDWHDGTHFDGGSVVTVTAPLGRLPIFARAGAMIPIAEASRGATADTCERRTLLVFGEPVEQSAGELFEDDGETADWRANALHLTFQLRPIAGSLELTARSDGSYRPAYDRIAVRQLGAKRALTVRAGEAALALAPEK; encoded by the coding sequence ATGAAGGCGTTGATCCGCGGGCGCTATTGCGGCCGCGACGGCGGAGCCGCCGTGTTCGAGGTCGGCGAGGGCGCGACGATCGCGCTGCGCATCCTCGAGCATGATGTCGGCCGGGTGACACTGCGACGCCGCAATGGCTATCGCCTCGATCGCGGCTGGTCGGTGGCGCCGGGCGGGGCGGAGCCGCCCTATGAAGGACGGCCGCGCGACGACCTGACTGGCTTCGCCAATCCGGAGATCGCCGTCGAGGAGACCGCGACGACCGTTGTCGTCTCCGCCGCTGGCCTGAGCGCGGAAGTGACGCTGGCGCCGTTTGCGATCGCCTGGCGTCGTGACGGCGATGCGGTGCCGTTCCTTCGCGACCGGTCGACACAGGCTTATTTTCTCTCGAACAAGACCTCGGCCGTCGCACATTTCATGGCGCGTGATCCTGCGGAGCGGCATTACGGTCTCGGCGACAAGGCCGGGCCGCTCGATCGCACCGGACGGCGTTTTGCCATCGACGCCGTCGATCCCTGCGGCTTCGATGCGGAGTTGAGCGATCCGCTGTACAAGATGCTGCCGTTCTTCCTGGTCGACGGTCCGCATGGCGCCCACGGCCTGTTCTACGACAATCTTGCCACCGGTTCGGTCGATTTCGGCTGTACCATCGACAATTACCACGGCCTGTTCCGCTCCTATCGCGCCGATGACGGCGACCTGGATTATTATGTGCTGGCCGGCGCCGGCGCCGGGGACGTCGTGCGCCGCTTCTCGTGGATGACGGGAGGACAGGCCTTTGCCCCGCGCTGGTCGTTCGGATTCGGCTGCACGTCCATGGCGATTGCCGACGCGCCCGATGCCGACCGGCGCATTGCCGAGTTCGTCACTGAGTGCCGTCGCCACGACATCGTCTGCGACAGCTTCCATTTCGGCTCCGGTTACACCTCGATCGGTGCGCGGCGTTACGTCTTCAACTGGAACCGCGACAAGTTTCCCGAACCATCTGCGACCATGGCGCGATTGACGGCGGCCGGGATCCGCCCGGTTGCCAATATCAAACCCTGCCTGCTGGACGATCATCCGCGGCTTGGCGAAGCGCTGGAGAAGGGCCTCCTGGTGAAGGATGGCGTGACCGGGGCGCCGGCGGTGGCGCAATTTTGGGACGGCCTCGGCTATCACGTCGACTTCACCAATCCCGCCGGCCGGCTGTGGTGGCAGACGGGAATAGAGAGCGCGCTGCTCGATCACGGCGTCGTCGCAGTGTGGAACGACAACAACGAGTTCGAGATATGGGACGAGGATGCGGTCTGCGCCGGGGATGGGCGACCGTTTGCCCAGAGTCTGGCGCGGTCGGCGCAGCCGCTGCTGATGACCAAACTCGCCTTCGAGACCCAGTCGCGATGGTCACCGCACAAGCGACCCTATGTCGTCACTCGCGGCGGACCGGCCGGGCTCGCCCGCTACGGCCAGACCTGGTCGGGAGACAACGAGACCGCATGGAAGACACTGCGCTTCAACCTGACGCAGGGTCTCAACATGAGCCTGTCCGGGTTGTTCAATGTCGGCCACGATGTCGGCGGTTTCCACGGACCGAGCCCGACGCCGGAACTGTTCTGTCGTTTCGTCGAATTCTGTGCGCTGTGGCCCCGCATGGTGATGAACTCCTGGAAGGAGGATGGCACCGTCAACCTGCCGTGGATGCACGAGTCCGTGCTGCCGCAGGTTCGGGCGGCAATTGCTCTGCGTTATACGCTGATGCCCTATCTCTATACCCGGATGTGGCGTGCGAGCTGCGACAACGAGCCGGCCATCCGTCCGGTGTTCTGGGACTTTCCGCAGGACGGCGCGGCCGGCGTCATCGACGATGCCTTCATGCTGGGGCCGGACCTGCTGGTCGCGCCGGTGCTGGAGGAGGGCGCCACCCGGCGCAGCGTCCGCCTGCCCATTCACCCGGGCGGGTGGTACGATTGGCATGATGGCACGCATTTCGACGGCGGCTCGGTCGTCACGGTGACGGCGCCGCTCGGACGTCTGCCGATCTTCGCCCGCGCCGGCGCCATGATTCCGATCGCCGAGGCATCGCGCGGTGCCACCGCAGACACGTGCGAGAGACGCACGCTGCTCGTTTTCGGCGAGCCGGTGGAACAGTCGGCCGGCGAATTGTTCGAAGATGACGGCGAGACCGCCGATTGGCGCGCCAACGCCCTTCACCTCACATTTCAGCTTCGGCCCATCGCCGGCTCGCTGGAGCTCACCGCGCGGAGCGACGGCAGCTATCGCCCGGCCTACGACCGCATCGCCGTCAGGCAGCTTGGTGCGAAGCGCGCGTTGACGGTGCGCGCGGGGGAAGCCGCGCTCGCTCTTGCCCCTGAGAAATGA
- a CDS encoding ABC transporter ATP-binding protein yields MAALTLKGVRKSFGSIAVIHGIDLAVADGEFVVFVGPSGCGKSTLLRIIAGLEEVSEGEIAIDGVDMTRAAASDRGLAMVFQSYALYPHMSVYKNMAFALENIGLPRAEIDARVQRAAVMLRLDDYLDRKPKALSGGQRQRVAIGRAIVRDPKIFLFDEPLSNLDAELRVATRKELAALHAEIGGTMVYVTHDQVEAMTLADRIVVLKGGRIEQVGTPLDLYNRPDNLFVAGFIGSPRMNLLPSRVIAADALCLGETGPTVAVPAPALPPGSAATLGIRPEHLDVTDHEADFSLAVDLVEHLGGETYLYCSAPGLPQITVRQEGQTSFGRGDRLPVRLRRSDLHLFDADGNAVRQDRDPHRRTAME; encoded by the coding sequence ATGGCGGCGCTGACCCTGAAGGGCGTCCGCAAATCCTTTGGATCGATCGCCGTGATCCACGGCATTGATCTGGCTGTCGCGGACGGCGAATTCGTCGTCTTCGTCGGTCCTTCCGGCTGCGGCAAGTCGACGCTGCTGCGCATCATCGCCGGACTTGAGGAAGTCAGCGAAGGCGAGATCGCCATCGATGGCGTCGATATGACGCGTGCGGCGGCGTCCGACCGTGGTCTTGCGATGGTGTTCCAGTCCTATGCGCTCTATCCGCATATGAGCGTCTACAAGAACATGGCTTTCGCTCTCGAGAACATCGGGTTGCCGCGCGCGGAGATCGACGCGAGGGTGCAGCGTGCGGCCGTTATGCTGCGCCTCGACGACTATCTCGACCGCAAGCCGAAGGCCTTGTCGGGCGGCCAGCGCCAGCGTGTCGCCATCGGGCGCGCCATTGTCCGGGATCCGAAGATATTCCTGTTCGACGAGCCGCTGTCGAATCTCGACGCCGAGCTGCGCGTCGCGACCCGCAAGGAACTGGCCGCCCTGCATGCCGAGATCGGCGGCACCATGGTCTACGTAACCCACGATCAGGTCGAGGCGATGACGCTGGCGGACCGCATCGTCGTGCTCAAGGGCGGGCGTATCGAACAGGTCGGAACGCCGCTTGATCTCTATAACCGGCCGGACAATCTGTTCGTCGCCGGCTTCATCGGCTCGCCGCGCATGAATCTGCTGCCGTCGCGCGTCATTGCTGCCGACGCGCTGTGCCTTGGCGAGACCGGGCCGACGGTGGCGGTGCCGGCCCCGGCATTGCCGCCGGGCAGCGCGGCGACGCTCGGCATACGGCCTGAACATCTCGATGTGACCGATCACGAGGCCGATTTCTCGCTTGCCGTCGATCTCGTCGAGCACCTGGGAGGAGAGACGTATCTCTACTGCTCCGCGCCGGGATTGCCGCAGATCACGGTGCGCCAGGAGGGTCAGACGTCGTTCGGGCGGGGGGATCGTCTGCCGGTGCGTCTGCGACGGAGCGATCTTCACCTGTTCGATGCGGATGGCAATGCGGTCCGGCAGGACCGCGATCCGCATCGTCGCACAGCCATGGAGTGA
- a CDS encoding carbohydrate ABC transporter permease — MSRFLFLRARRHAGRWHWTDVAAYAYLALGVVLMFGPVAWLVLSSYKTQASLIEFPPSLLPVAQQETAVQGFAQPLPLFSATMDDGSHRVLAQARRIGLIAHMVDPGDPKQQVRVPVNKLAPVRRVALATENYTEPLQRFAFARYLSNSVFVTLVATLITLVINSMAAYALSIYEFRGKTTAMLMVIGTLMIPITIILVPAYLVIAKLGLVNSLWAVILPGAATPTGVFLLRQYMLTLPRDLVEAARMDKASEWQIYWRIVMPLATPALAVLAIFSIMWRWNEFLWPLAVLTKTESFTLQIGLNAFQGELQTQWNYLLAMTVVSLFPVAMVFVVLQRFIATGIANTGMK, encoded by the coding sequence ATGAGCCGGTTCCTGTTCCTTCGCGCGCGTCGGCATGCGGGGCGCTGGCACTGGACCGATGTCGCGGCCTATGCCTATCTCGCGCTCGGGGTCGTCCTGATGTTCGGCCCGGTCGCCTGGCTTGTGCTCTCGTCGTACAAGACGCAAGCGAGCCTGATCGAATTTCCGCCCTCGCTGTTGCCGGTGGCCCAGCAGGAAACGGCCGTCCAGGGCTTCGCCCAGCCGTTGCCGCTGTTTTCCGCAACCATGGATGACGGTTCGCACCGCGTGCTTGCCCAGGCGCGGCGCATCGGCCTGATCGCTCACATGGTCGACCCAGGGGATCCGAAGCAACAGGTTCGTGTGCCGGTCAACAAGCTCGCGCCGGTGCGGCGCGTGGCGCTGGCGACGGAGAATTACACCGAACCGCTGCAGCGCTTCGCCTTCGCCCGCTATCTGTCCAATTCGGTCTTCGTCACATTGGTCGCCACCTTGATCACCCTGGTGATCAACTCGATGGCGGCCTATGCGCTGTCGATCTACGAATTCAGGGGCAAGACCACGGCCATGCTGATGGTGATCGGAACCTTGATGATTCCGATCACCATCATCCTGGTGCCTGCGTACCTCGTCATCGCCAAGCTCGGTCTCGTCAACTCGCTGTGGGCGGTGATCCTGCCCGGCGCTGCGACGCCGACGGGGGTCTTCCTGCTGCGCCAATACATGCTGACGCTGCCGCGCGATCTTGTCGAGGCAGCGCGCATGGACAAGGCGTCCGAATGGCAGATCTACTGGCGAATCGTGATGCCGCTCGCGACACCGGCGCTCGCGGTGCTCGCCATCTTCTCCATCATGTGGCGATGGAACGAATTCCTGTGGCCGCTCGCCGTGCTGACCAAGACCGAGTCATTCACGCTGCAGATCGGTCTCAACGCCTTTCAGGGTGAGTTGCAGACCCAGTGGAACTATCTTCTGGCGATGACGGTGGTCTCGCTGTTTCCGGTGGCGATGGTCTTCGTCGTTCTGCAGCGCTTCATCGCCACCGGTATCGCTAATACGGGAATGAAATGA
- a CDS encoding carbohydrate ABC transporter permease, with the protein MTNASSEEQSTVVGSALHLPVLGRLGGTVLDIVVGGLARLVDVPMRTLQRLIGERRMAYVFLLPNFAFFSLFVFAPLVINVVFSVTGGEALFLSDRPYVGAGQYRYLFDCGSYLDPASCREDHFWRGVANTLRFTAFQLVAMVAFSLTTAVVLNMRIRARGFFRAVYFFPVLLSPVVVALVWKWILQRDGLLNAGLTTLGGHKILYFVDPGWAMFWSVFVSVWAHMGFYTLILLAGLQAIPADLYEAAQMDATPRWRVFRRITLPLLWPSLVVVIVLALIRGVQTFDEVFVLTGGGPGTSTLMIVQYIYETAFASQVQNFGLAAAASVALGVVLFVLTLLQLAATRRRSAS; encoded by the coding sequence ATGACCAACGCGTCTTCAGAGGAGCAGTCAACGGTGGTGGGCTCAGCGCTGCATCTGCCGGTGCTCGGCCGGCTCGGCGGCACAGTGTTGGACATCGTCGTCGGCGGCCTCGCGCGGCTCGTCGATGTTCCGATGCGCACTCTGCAGCGGCTGATTGGTGAGCGGCGGATGGCCTATGTCTTCCTGCTGCCGAATTTCGCGTTCTTTTCGCTCTTCGTCTTCGCTCCCCTCGTCATCAATGTCGTGTTCTCGGTTACGGGCGGCGAAGCGCTGTTCCTATCCGATCGCCCCTATGTTGGCGCCGGCCAATATCGCTATCTGTTCGACTGCGGCTCCTACCTCGATCCCGCGTCCTGCCGCGAGGACCATTTCTGGCGCGGCGTTGCCAACACGCTGCGCTTCACCGCGTTTCAGCTGGTAGCCATGGTGGCGTTCTCGCTCACCACAGCGGTCGTTCTCAACATGCGGATCCGGGCCAGGGGATTCTTCCGCGCCGTCTATTTCTTTCCGGTGCTGCTGTCGCCGGTCGTGGTCGCCCTGGTGTGGAAGTGGATCCTGCAGCGCGACGGCTTGCTGAATGCAGGCCTCACCACGCTTGGCGGCCACAAGATCCTCTATTTCGTCGACCCGGGCTGGGCGATGTTCTGGTCGGTGTTCGTCAGCGTCTGGGCGCACATGGGATTCTACACGCTGATCCTGCTCGCCGGCCTGCAGGCGATCCCGGCGGACCTCTATGAGGCGGCGCAGATGGATGCGACGCCGCGCTGGCGGGTGTTCCGGCGGATCACCCTTCCATTGCTCTGGCCGAGCCTTGTTGTCGTTATCGTTCTGGCCCTGATCCGCGGCGTGCAGACGTTTGATGAGGTTTTCGTGCTGACCGGCGGCGGGCCGGGAACATCGACTTTGATGATCGTCCAGTACATTTACGAAACGGCGTTCGCCAGCCAGGTGCAGAATTTCGGATTGGCGGCCGCGGCGTCGGTGGCGCTCGGCGTCGTCCTGTTCGTGCTGACGCTGCTGCAGCTCGCCGCAACCAGGCGGCGGAGCGCGTCATGA
- a CDS encoding ABC transporter substrate-binding protein, with the protein MMRRTRWSPTLALLAGSLVAAFGGGAPVTWGADAQTTLRMTWYSDGNEGEVIADLLKRFEESNKDIHVALDQVPFKAINETLPVQLASGQGPDIARVGDMGGLARYMLDLRPYLKDAAYWEANYGPFLQWMRVPGDTTSIPGFMTQLTITGPFVNKTLFEQAGVTMPGAKATWEDWASATKEVAAKVQVPFPIAFDRSGHRFFGLAISQGATVFNPKGEPAVVDDGFRRAAQLIYDWHNGGVMSKELWGVVAGAAYRGANEEFKNAQVVMYESGSWQIGQFDKTIGTDFDWVAVPTPCGPANCSGMPGGAALVGIKSTKHPAEVARVLDYLASEDVVAEFYARSLFVPGHIGLARRGLDYKGASPAAKAALKVFSDSVAQLAPAANQLQGYPASRVIFNAVISRIGQAVSGEIALDEAYKRIASDVAQQIAERGK; encoded by the coding sequence ATGATGAGAAGGACGCGATGGTCTCCGACCCTGGCGCTATTGGCCGGGAGCCTTGTGGCGGCGTTTGGTGGTGGTGCGCCGGTGACCTGGGGCGCCGACGCGCAGACGACGCTGCGCATGACCTGGTATTCGGACGGCAATGAGGGGGAGGTCATCGCCGACCTGCTCAAGCGGTTCGAGGAGTCCAACAAGGACATCCACGTCGCCCTCGATCAGGTGCCCTTCAAGGCCATCAATGAGACGCTGCCGGTGCAGCTTGCATCGGGGCAGGGGCCGGATATCGCCCGGGTCGGCGATATGGGTGGGCTCGCGCGTTATATGCTCGACCTGCGTCCCTATCTGAAGGACGCCGCCTATTGGGAGGCGAATTACGGACCGTTCCTGCAATGGATGCGCGTGCCGGGCGATACGACCTCGATCCCCGGCTTCATGACGCAGCTCACGATCACCGGCCCCTTCGTCAACAAGACCTTGTTCGAGCAGGCGGGCGTGACGATGCCTGGCGCGAAGGCAACTTGGGAAGACTGGGCCAGTGCGACGAAGGAGGTCGCGGCCAAGGTCCAGGTGCCGTTTCCGATCGCGTTCGACCGTTCCGGTCACCGCTTCTTCGGCCTCGCGATCTCGCAAGGCGCGACTGTCTTCAATCCGAAGGGAGAGCCGGCGGTCGTTGATGACGGTTTCAGGCGGGCCGCGCAGCTCATCTATGACTGGCACAACGGCGGCGTGATGTCGAAGGAGTTGTGGGGAGTCGTGGCAGGCGCGGCCTATCGCGGCGCCAATGAGGAATTCAAGAACGCCCAGGTCGTCATGTACGAGTCGGGGTCCTGGCAGATCGGCCAGTTCGACAAGACGATCGGCACTGATTTCGATTGGGTCGCAGTGCCGACGCCGTGCGGACCGGCGAACTGCTCCGGAATGCCCGGCGGTGCGGCGCTGGTCGGCATCAAGTCGACCAAACATCCCGCCGAGGTCGCCCGCGTGCTCGACTATCTCGCCAGCGAAGACGTCGTCGCCGAATTCTACGCGCGCTCGCTGTTCGTGCCGGGTCACATCGGCCTTGCCAGGCGGGGCCTGGACTACAAGGGCGCGTCGCCCGCAGCGAAGGCGGCGCTCAAGGTGTTCAGCGACAGCGTCGCCCAGCTCGCGCCGGCTGCCAATCAACTCCAGGGCTATCCGGCCAGCCGCGTCATCTTCAACGCCGTGATCAGCCGTATCGGCCAGGCGGTATCCGGGGAGATCGCCCTCGACGAAGCCTATAAGCGGATCGCGAGCGATGTCGCGCAGCAGATCGCCGAACGCGGCAAATAG
- a CDS encoding LacI family DNA-binding transcriptional regulator — MKDSKRGSTSASLATVAAATGVSIATVSRIVNGETRRASAETVERVRQAIEAIGYQPNHVGRTLRRRESRLVAMLAPNLDNPVMSAIAASTEAALRAAGYVMILCDTHDQPELQDDYLNAMRAQVVRGYVIVASVASPVLQDFVSDGAPIVFVNRRNPFGGGAFVGIDNVKAGADAADHLLSNGVNRPGVLFPTQGSTVTRDRVDGFCRRLLAHGLSRSEIATAHAPGLSHLEVGYEAARNLLDANQRPTGLLCVSDQIAYGAYRFAREAGIRIPDDCALVGIDGNRLNAWIAPWLRSIHVRYEDFGGAVVELLLDVWGGKTPVERIMPHVMA; from the coding sequence ATGAAAGACAGCAAACGAGGCTCGACAAGCGCGTCACTGGCGACGGTCGCCGCGGCCACCGGCGTCTCGATCGCCACGGTGTCACGCATCGTCAATGGCGAAACCCGCCGCGCCTCGGCCGAGACGGTCGAACGAGTCCGCCAGGCCATCGAGGCGATCGGCTATCAGCCGAACCATGTCGGACGCACCCTGCGACGACGCGAAAGCCGCCTGGTAGCGATGCTGGCGCCTAATCTCGACAACCCGGTGATGTCGGCGATTGCTGCCTCGACCGAAGCGGCGCTGCGGGCTGCCGGTTATGTCATGATCCTCTGTGATACGCACGACCAGCCTGAACTGCAGGACGACTATCTCAATGCCATGCGCGCGCAGGTCGTCCGCGGCTATGTGATCGTCGCCAGCGTTGCGAGCCCTGTCCTGCAGGATTTCGTCAGCGATGGCGCGCCCATCGTTTTCGTCAACAGACGCAATCCGTTCGGCGGCGGCGCCTTCGTCGGCATCGACAACGTCAAGGCCGGCGCCGATGCGGCGGACCACCTCCTGTCAAACGGCGTAAACCGGCCCGGCGTTCTTTTCCCGACGCAAGGCTCGACGGTCACACGCGATCGCGTCGACGGATTCTGCCGGCGCCTTCTCGCTCACGGCCTGTCTCGGAGCGAGATCGCGACGGCGCATGCGCCGGGACTGTCCCATCTGGAGGTCGGATATGAGGCCGCGCGCAATCTGCTCGACGCGAACCAGCGGCCGACGGGACTGCTCTGCGTCAGCGACCAGATTGCTTATGGGGCCTATCGCTTCGCGCGCGAAGCCGGCATTCGCATTCCCGACGACTGCGCCCTCGTCGGCATCGACGGCAATCGTCTGAACGCCTGGATCGCGCCATGGCTACGATCGATTCACGTGCGTTATGAGGATTTCGGCGGTGCGGTCGTTGAACTGCTGCTCGACGTCTGGGGCGGCAAGACCCCGGTCGAGCGGATCATGCCCCATGTGATGGCCTGA
- a CDS encoding transposase: MRTSLETSAVAADVGRSARRPGGAARCIPGRTWIALLRAKTLRLRLIKVAARLVETTGRVHLAFAACCPEADLFRGLPAALMPCGP, from the coding sequence ATGCGCACCAGCCTTGAGACCAGTGCTGTGGCGGCGGACGTGGGCCGATCCGCTCGCCGACCCGGTGGTGCGGCCCGGTGCATACCCGGACGCACCTGGATAGCCCTTCTTCGGGCGAAGACGCTGCGGCTCCGGCTGATCAAGGTCGCCGCCCGGCTCGTCGAGACGACCGGTCGCGTGCATCTCGCCTTCGCCGCCTGTTGTCCGGAAGCCGATTTGTTCCGCGGATTGCCCGCCGCGCTGATGCCTTGCGGCCCGTAA
- the rfbD gene encoding dTDP-4-dehydrorhamnose reductase, giving the protein MRILLTGVTGQVGRALWQPLAEFGTVIAADRAALDLSQPGSIERALDEVRPQLIVNPAAYTAVDLAEDERDLAFRINAEAPAALAAWAAGRGVPLVHFSTDYVFDGTGENPWREQDEPSPLSVYGASKLAGERAIARTGCPHLIVRTSWVYAVDGKNFLRTIARLARERQELRIVADQFGAPTSARIIAGAVTGILRKQLAGQAPFVGGGGIVNVSAAGTTSWHGFATAIVEGLKARGVPVVAERVIPIATSDFPTKARRPLNSRLDHGRLNAVFDVTMPDWQVALAEELDGFVSMVAA; this is encoded by the coding sequence ATGCGGATCCTGCTCACCGGGGTCACCGGTCAGGTCGGTCGGGCGCTGTGGCAACCGCTGGCGGAGTTCGGCACGGTGATCGCGGCCGACCGCGCGGCGCTGGATCTGTCGCAACCGGGCTCCATTGAGCGGGCTCTCGATGAAGTCCGGCCGCAGTTGATCGTCAATCCGGCGGCCTATACCGCGGTGGACCTCGCCGAAGACGAGCGCGACCTTGCGTTCCGGATCAACGCAGAGGCGCCGGCCGCGCTGGCGGCTTGGGCGGCAGGACGAGGCGTGCCGCTGGTGCATTTTTCGACGGATTATGTCTTCGACGGCACTGGCGAGAACCCCTGGCGCGAACAGGACGAGCCGTCGCCACTGTCGGTCTATGGTGCCAGCAAACTTGCGGGCGAGCGCGCCATCGCGCGCACCGGCTGTCCACACCTCATCGTCCGGACCAGCTGGGTCTACGCTGTCGACGGCAAGAATTTCCTGAGGACCATCGCGCGTCTCGCCCGCGAGCGCCAAGAGTTGCGCATCGTTGCCGATCAGTTCGGCGCGCCGACATCGGCGCGGATCATTGCCGGGGCCGTGACCGGCATCCTGCGCAAGCAATTGGCCGGGCAGGCGCCATTTGTTGGCGGCGGCGGCATCGTCAACGTTAGCGCAGCCGGCACCACCAGCTGGCACGGCTTCGCCACCGCCATCGTCGAAGGATTGAAGGCGCGGGGTGTGCCGGTTGTCGCGGAGCGGGTGATCCCGATCGCCACATCCGACTTTCCGACCAAGGCGCGGCGGCCGCTCAACAGCAGGCTCGACCACGGCCGATTGAACGCCGTCTTCGATGTGACGATGCCGGACTGGCAAGTGGCATTAGCCGAGGAACTCGACGGTTTCGTCAGTATGGTCGCGGCCTAG
- the rfbC gene encoding dTDP-4-dehydrorhamnose 3,5-epimerase, with the protein MNIIATEIPEVLIIEPKLFGDARGFFLESYQAERYAAAGIRRPFVQDNMSRSARGVLRGLHLQNPKAQGKLVTVLRGTVIDVAVDVRRGSPTFGRHVAVELSEDNRRQFWVPRGFAHGFAVLSDTADFFYKCDELYTPENEVVVKWNDPVLGIDWRIDAPTLSARDAAGRHLAEITGLPVYGEV; encoded by the coding sequence ATGAATATCATCGCGACCGAAATTCCCGAGGTGCTCATCATCGAGCCGAAGCTGTTCGGCGATGCGCGCGGATTCTTCCTCGAAAGCTATCAGGCCGAGCGTTATGCGGCGGCCGGCATCCGGCGTCCATTCGTCCAGGACAACATGTCCCGCTCGGCGCGCGGCGTGCTGCGCGGCCTGCACCTGCAGAATCCGAAGGCACAAGGCAAGCTCGTCACCGTGCTGCGCGGGACTGTGATCGACGTCGCGGTCGATGTCCGTCGCGGCAGCCCCACGTTCGGGCGCCACGTCGCGGTCGAACTGAGCGAGGACAATCGCCGGCAGTTCTGGGTGCCACGCGGCTTCGCCCACGGTTTTGCCGTGCTTTCGGACACAGCCGATTTTTTCTATAAATGCGACGAACTCTACACGCCGGAGAATGAAGTCGTGGTGAAGTGGAACGATCCGGTGCTTGGCATCGACTGGCGGATCGATGCGCCGACGCTTTCGGCGCGGGATGCCGCCGGACGTCACCTGGCTGAAATCACCGGTCTTCCGGTCTATGGAGAGGTGTGA